The Neomonachus schauinslandi chromosome 4, ASM220157v2, whole genome shotgun sequence genome includes a region encoding these proteins:
- the ACTL8 gene encoding actin-like protein 8, with product MAARTIIIDHGSGFLKAGLSGWNEPQMVFPSIVNYVPCRENPGPSYAQRRVSLGIDVCHPDTFSYPIQRGRILNWEGVEHIWSFVLERHRREHEDFPVMVTETPLKEPADRRKTLEIMFELQDVPSILLADQLEMSLYASGLLTGVVVDSGYGLTRVQPFYLGRPLRPSGKTLEFAGQDLSAYLFKSLFKEDCNRHNLFQLETVATTQMSKCYVPQNLAEALDFRQSLPSGSDENNTYQLPDGTPVELTPLQRLAPEMFFSPQMFDLQGPSISQAVVDAILACEATVHPLLTSHVMACGGNTLYPGFTKRLYKELIADHFSSTKATMWVGSNRNFSVWLGASVVAHLSSYKSEWMTKEEYEESQRL from the exons ATGGCCGCGAGAACCATTATCATCGACCACGGGTCTGGCTTTCTGAAGGCTGGCTTGTCTGGGTGGAATGAGCCCCAGATGGTCTTTCCGAGCATCGTGAACTACGTCCCGTGCAGGGAGAATCCTGGCCCCAGCTATGCCCAAAGGCGCGTGAGTCTAGGCATTGACGTTTGCCATCCTGATACCTTTAGTTACCCCATCCAGCGTGGCCGTATCCTCAACTGGGAGGGTGTGGAGCACATCTGGTCATTTGTCCTGGAGAGACATAGACGGGAGCATGAGGACTTCCCCGTGATGGTCACAGAGACCCCTCTGAAGGAGCCTGCGGACCGACGGAAGACCCTGGAG ATTATGTTTGAGTTACAGGATGTGCCGTCCATACTGCTGGCCGACCAGCTGGAGATGTCCCTGTACGCCTCCGGCCTCCTGACCGGCGTGGTGGTCGATTCCGGCTACGGCCTGACCCGCGTGCAGCCCTTCTACCTGGGCCGCCCCTTGCGGCCCAGCGGCAAGACGCTGGAGTTCGCGGGCCAGGATCTGTCGGCCTATCTCTTCAAGAGCCTCTTTAAGGAGGATTGCAACCGCCACAACCTGTTTCAGCTGGAGACGGTGGCCACCACCCAGATGAGCAAGTGCTACGTGCCCCAGAATCTGGCAGAGGCGCTGGACTTCCGCCAGAGCCTGCCGAGCGGCTCGGATGAGAACAACACCTATCAGCTCCCCGATGGCACCCCGGTGGAGCTGACTCCCTTGCAGCGGCTGGCCCCCGAGATGTTCTTCAGCCCCCAGATGTTCGACCTGCAGGGGCCCAGCATCTCCCAGGCCGTGGTGGATGCCATCTTGGCCTGCGAGGCCACTGTGCACCCGCTGCTCACCTCCCACGTGATGGCCTGTGGGGGCAACACCCTCTACCCTGGCTTCACCAAGCGCCTGTACAAGGAGTTGATTGCAGATCATTTCTCCTCCACCAAGGCCACCATGTGGGTGGGTTCCAACAGAAACTTTAGCGTCTGGCTGGGGGCGTCTGTTGTGGCCCATCTGTCTTCTTATAAGTCCGAGTGGATGACCAAAGAGGAGTACGAAGAGAGTCAGAGGCTGTGA